The DNA region ATTGTGCAGGAAGTAAAATTAAAAAGGGATGGTAAATATATCCCTATGTCAAAAAGGGCTGGAACTTTCATTTCTCTGGAGGATTTACTTAATGAAATACCCGTTGATGTCAGCAGGTTCTTCTTTCTTATGCGTTCCAGTTCGCAACACCTTGATTTTGACCTTGATCTGGCAAAAAATGTATCAGAAGAAAATCCAGTTTATTATGTTCAATATGCATATGCCCGGATTATGAGCATCATAAAATTTGCCCTTGAAAAAGGTTTTGATTTAAAAAATGAAATTGACTTAGATTTGCTTAACGAAAAAGAGGAATTAGACCTGATGAAATATATACTTAGGTTTGAAGAAACGGTTGAAGATGCAGTAAAAAATTTTGAGCCATTTATGATAACTTATTATTTAATCGGTTTGGCAAAGATTTTCCACCATTTTTATCAGAAACATCGGGTGGTAAGTAATGACCACTCATTAACAATGGCAAGATTGTTTTTGATAAAAAAGACGGCGGAAACGATAAAAACAGGAATGGAATTGATTGGCTGTTCCTGTCCAGAAAGGATGTAATGGAGAAATTTCAAATGCCAAATGTCAAATGTCAAAATTTGAATGAGACATTAAGGCGGAAGAAAGTCAATAAACTTAATAAGTATTTCAAGTTGGTAAATCAAAATTTAGTTTACAAGGAGGTTAAATGAATCTTGCGAGTCTGCTTTCCAGAGATAGAATAAATCTGGAAATGAAATCAACAAAAAAAGAGGAAGTATTAAAAGACTTGGTGTATATGATAAAAAGCAAAACCGATGCCGAGTTAATTTATTCAACTTTATTAAAAAGAGAAGAGTTGGGTTCAACCGGCATTGGAAAGGGAATAGCAATTCCTCATTGTCGTTCACTTGCAGTAAGCAAATTAGAGATTGCAATTGGTAGAACTATAAAGCCAATAAATTTTAATGCCATTGATAAAAAACCGGTATCATTGTTTTTTTTAATCATTGCACCACCCCAGGACCCGGGCAATCAATATCTTATAACTCTTGGTAAGATTGTGCAGATTTCCCGTGAATTGACCAAAAACAATCTGATAAATAAACCTCAAACACCAGATGAATTTATTTCTTTAATAAATGAAATAGAAAAAAAGATTGCCAAAAAGAGGTAATTATGGGAAAAGAAATAGATATAATGCGCATACTCAAAAGACTTTTTGATTTAGATAACTTAATTGCCGATAAAGAGGCAGATAAAAAAATCGGGTTTAAAATTGATGAAGAGGTTGGGCTATTAAGTTTAAAAAAAGAAAGGGCTAGTCTTTTAAAGGAAATACCAAAGGAATATGCAGATAGTTACGAAAGAATTAAAAAGCGTTACGCACTTGCGATAGCCGAAGTTAAAAACGGTTTTTGTTTTGGATGTTTTCAA from candidate division WOR-3 bacterium includes:
- a CDS encoding PTS sugar transporter subunit IIA, yielding MNLASLLSRDRINLEMKSTKKEEVLKDLVYMIKSKTDAELIYSTLLKREELGSTGIGKGIAIPHCRSLAVSKLEIAIGRTIKPINFNAIDKKPVSLFFLIIAPPQDPGNQYLITLGKIVQISRELTKNNLINKPQTPDEFISLINEIEKKIAKKR